The Phoenix dactylifera cultivar Barhee BC4 chromosome 9, palm_55x_up_171113_PBpolish2nd_filt_p, whole genome shotgun sequence genome window below encodes:
- the LOC103713145 gene encoding uncharacterized protein LOC103713145 isoform X2 encodes MLIQSSLPNSISTPLSFASEYEEQQNMDLYDRSHYGETWQRPPICDECPLDSCRKAITVGEEESKLSSLRFIEFSTCSDISSANKMCASSVPKRDSLVYKRRKLQRNTVALLSEENATESTKESASYHSSITSEDHPLRVQKDGLDRNTTILVSSGDTHDDGNLSICEQSNLQDPSPNTVPGKRSSIQDDKVPVESSISCLQKSSPEHNAGTIDRYSSSKSIIGHGSDLIKTEMEDPSECSSSDNVGAELFWEFTSAKELCISVLKHHGLLGGVRDTSACASLEVLGNDDAMPSQPCKICGHLENPLKMLICDNCEEAFHVSCCNPRVRKLPVDEWYCQPCFKKRPKSVLDHKSGKTIKIMGEMSGHRKTMSHGDLNPISFMLSDSEPYTSGVRIGKDFQAEVPEWSGPIFGDCDSYWEPLEVDPAEYFSLDGWNFYKPSKSTSIGNWVQCREVIYTSENDDGTICGKWRRAPLFVVQTDDWDCSCAVLWDPIHADCAVPQELETETILKHLKYIEMLRPRLANKQKPGQTRINGPEQRL; translated from the exons ATGCTGATCCAGAGCTCCCTTCCTAATTCTATCAGTACACCACTATCTTTTGCATCTGAATATGAAGAACAGCAGAACATGGACTTATATGATCGGTCACACTATGGTGAAACTTGGCAGAGGCCTCCAATTTGTGATGAATGCCCGTTGGATAGCTGCAGAAAAGCTATAACTGTTggagaggaagaaagcaaaTTATCTAGTTTGCGGTTTATAGAATTCTCAACCTGTTCTGATATATCAAGTGCGAACAAAATGTGTGCCAGTTCTGTGCCCAAGCGGGACAGTCTCGTCTACAAACGAAGGAAGCTGCAGAGGAACACTGTTGCTCTTCTATCTGAAGAAAATGCAACAGAAAGTACTAAAGAAAGTGCCAGCTATCATTCTAGCATAACTTCTGAAGACCATCCCTTGAGAGTCCAGAAAGATGGCCTTGATAGAAATACGACTATACTTGTAAGTTCCGGAGATACTCATGATGATGGAAATTTATCAATTTGTGAACAAAGCAATCTACAGGATCCATCTCCAAATACTGTGCCCGGTAAGAGAAGTTCTATTCAAGATGACAAAGTGCCTGTAGAATCATCTATCAGCTGTCTTCAGAAATCTTCTCCAGAGCACAATGCTGGTACAATTGACCGATATtcatcatcaaaatctatcattGGACATGGTTCAGATCTCATAAAAACTGAGATGGAGGACCCTAGTGAGTGCTCTTCATCAGATAATGTTGGTGCAGAACTATTCTGGGAGTTTACTTCAGCAAAAGAGTTATGCATCTCTGTGCTTAAACATCATGGATTGCTTGGGGGAGTACGGGATACCAGTGCATGTGCTTCTTTAGAAGTCCTAGGCAACGATGATGCCATGCCTTCTCAACCATGCAAAATATGCGGTCATTTGGAAAATCCATTGAAGATGCTAATTTGTGACAATTGTGAAGAAGCATTTCATGTGTCTTGTTGCAATCCTAGAGTACGAAAACTACCAGTTGATGAATGGTATTGTCAGCCTTGTTTCAAAAAGAGACCAAAGTCTGTTCTAGATCACAAATCTGGAAAAACAATTAAAATCATGGGCGAAATGTCTGGGCATAGGAAAACAATGTCTCATGGGGATCTAAATCCAATATCTTTCATGTTGAGTGACAGTGAGCCATATACATCTGGGGTTCGAATTGGTAAAGATTTTCAAGCAGAAGTTCCTGAGTGGTCTGGTCCAATTTTTGG TGATTGCGATTCTTACTGGGAACCCTTGGAAGTGGATCCTGCTGAATATTTTAGTCTGGAT GGTTGGAACTTTTACAAGCCATCCAAATCCACTTCTATCGGTAATTGGGTCCAGTGTAGGGAGGTAATTTATACAAGCGAGAATGATGATGGGACTATATGCGGCAAGTGGCGTAG GGCACCTCTTTTTGTAGTTCAAACTGATGATTGGGATTGTTCTTGTGCTGTACTTTGGGATCCAATCCATGCCGACTGTGCTGTTCCTCAG GAGCTGGAAACAGAGACCATTCTCAAGCATCTAAAGTATATAGAGATG CTGAGGCCGCGTCTAGCCAACAAGCAGAAACCTGGTCAAACAAGAATTAATGGTCCTGAGCAGAGGCTGTAA
- the LOC103713145 gene encoding uncharacterized protein LOC103713145 isoform X3: MCASSVPKRDSLVYKRRKLQRNTVALLSEENATESTKESASYHSSITSEDHPLRVQKDGLDRNTTILVSSGDTHDDGNLSICEQSNLQDPSPNTVPGKRSSIQDDKVPVESSISCLQKSSPEHNAGTIDRYSSSKSIIGHGSDLIKTEMEDPSECSSSDNVGAELFWEFTSAKELCISVLKHHGLLGGVRDTSACASLEVLGNDDAMPSQPCKICGHLENPLKMLICDNCEEAFHVSCCNPRVRKLPVDEWYCQPCFKKRPKSVLDHKSGKTIKIMGEMSGHRKTMSHGDLNPISFMLSDSEPYTSGVRIGKDFQAEVPEWSGPIFGDCDSYWEPLEVDPAEYFSLDGWNFYKPSKSTSIGNWVQCREVIYTSENDDGTICGKWRSFGPAFRLQPQSCLKWLSCQLTVRSGYRGLQIKVWVSVQTQVNSLYFLALFSFFILKYRMVFFYLTLLFIFLLFFFVSLFSFFKGKHIILNLTGWRYM; the protein is encoded by the exons ATGTGTGCCAGTTCTGTGCCCAAGCGGGACAGTCTCGTCTACAAACGAAGGAAGCTGCAGAGGAACACTGTTGCTCTTCTATCTGAAGAAAATGCAACAGAAAGTACTAAAGAAAGTGCCAGCTATCATTCTAGCATAACTTCTGAAGACCATCCCTTGAGAGTCCAGAAAGATGGCCTTGATAGAAATACGACTATACTTGTAAGTTCCGGAGATACTCATGATGATGGAAATTTATCAATTTGTGAACAAAGCAATCTACAGGATCCATCTCCAAATACTGTGCCCGGTAAGAGAAGTTCTATTCAAGATGACAAAGTGCCTGTAGAATCATCTATCAGCTGTCTTCAGAAATCTTCTCCAGAGCACAATGCTGGTACAATTGACCGATATtcatcatcaaaatctatcattGGACATGGTTCAGATCTCATAAAAACTGAGATGGAGGACCCTAGTGAGTGCTCTTCATCAGATAATGTTGGTGCAGAACTATTCTGGGAGTTTACTTCAGCAAAAGAGTTATGCATCTCTGTGCTTAAACATCATGGATTGCTTGGGGGAGTACGGGATACCAGTGCATGTGCTTCTTTAGAAGTCCTAGGCAACGATGATGCCATGCCTTCTCAACCATGCAAAATATGCGGTCATTTGGAAAATCCATTGAAGATGCTAATTTGTGACAATTGTGAAGAAGCATTTCATGTGTCTTGTTGCAATCCTAGAGTACGAAAACTACCAGTTGATGAATGGTATTGTCAGCCTTGTTTCAAAAAGAGACCAAAGTCTGTTCTAGATCACAAATCTGGAAAAACAATTAAAATCATGGGCGAAATGTCTGGGCATAGGAAAACAATGTCTCATGGGGATCTAAATCCAATATCTTTCATGTTGAGTGACAGTGAGCCATATACATCTGGGGTTCGAATTGGTAAAGATTTTCAAGCAGAAGTTCCTGAGTGGTCTGGTCCAATTTTTGG TGATTGCGATTCTTACTGGGAACCCTTGGAAGTGGATCCTGCTGAATATTTTAGTCTGGAT GGTTGGAACTTTTACAAGCCATCCAAATCCACTTCTATCGGTAATTGGGTCCAGTGTAGGGAGGTAATTTATACAAGCGAGAATGATGATGGGACTATATGCGGCAAGTGGCGTAG TTTTGGACCTGCTTTTAGATTACAACCACAGTCCTGTTTAAAGTGGCTTTCATGTCAGTTGACCGTACGTAGCGGTTACCGTGGCTTACAAATCAAAGTATGGGTATCTGTACAGACACAAGTCAATTCCCTTTACTTCCTtgctttgttttcctttttcattttaAAATATCGTATGGTATTCTTTTACTTAACTCTTTTGTTcatctttcttttattcttttttgtttctttattcAGTTTCTTTAAGGGGAAACATATCATATTAAATCTTACTGGCTGGAGGTATATGTGA
- the LOC103713145 gene encoding uncharacterized protein LOC103713145 isoform X1, which yields MLIQSSLPNSISTPLSFASEYEEQQNMDLYDRSHYGETWQRPPICDECPLDSCRKAITVGEEESKLSSLRFIEFSTCSDISSANKMCASSVPKRDSLVYKRRKLQRNTVALLSEENATESTKESASYHSSITSEDHPLRVQKDGLDRNTTILVSSGDTHDDGNLSICEQSNLQDPSPNTVPGKRSSIQDDKVPVESSISCLQKSSPEHNAGTIDRYSSSKSIIGHGSDLIKTEMEDPSECSSSDNVGAELFWEFTSAKELCISVLKHHGLLGGVRDTSACASLEVLGNDDAMPSQPCKICGHLENPLKMLICDNCEEAFHVSCCNPRVRKLPVDEWYCQPCFKKRPKSVLDHKSGKTIKIMGEMSGHRKTMSHGDLNPISFMLSDSEPYTSGVRIGKDFQAEVPEWSGPIFGDCDSYWEPLEVDPAEYFSLDGWNFYKPSKSTSIGNWVQCREVIYTSENDDGTICGKWRSFGPAFRLQPQSCLKWLSCQLTVRSGYRGLQIKVWVSVQTQVNSLYFLALFSFFILKYRMVFFYLTLLFIFLLFFFVSLFSFFKGKHIILNLTGWRYM from the exons ATGCTGATCCAGAGCTCCCTTCCTAATTCTATCAGTACACCACTATCTTTTGCATCTGAATATGAAGAACAGCAGAACATGGACTTATATGATCGGTCACACTATGGTGAAACTTGGCAGAGGCCTCCAATTTGTGATGAATGCCCGTTGGATAGCTGCAGAAAAGCTATAACTGTTggagaggaagaaagcaaaTTATCTAGTTTGCGGTTTATAGAATTCTCAACCTGTTCTGATATATCAAGTGCGAACAAAATGTGTGCCAGTTCTGTGCCCAAGCGGGACAGTCTCGTCTACAAACGAAGGAAGCTGCAGAGGAACACTGTTGCTCTTCTATCTGAAGAAAATGCAACAGAAAGTACTAAAGAAAGTGCCAGCTATCATTCTAGCATAACTTCTGAAGACCATCCCTTGAGAGTCCAGAAAGATGGCCTTGATAGAAATACGACTATACTTGTAAGTTCCGGAGATACTCATGATGATGGAAATTTATCAATTTGTGAACAAAGCAATCTACAGGATCCATCTCCAAATACTGTGCCCGGTAAGAGAAGTTCTATTCAAGATGACAAAGTGCCTGTAGAATCATCTATCAGCTGTCTTCAGAAATCTTCTCCAGAGCACAATGCTGGTACAATTGACCGATATtcatcatcaaaatctatcattGGACATGGTTCAGATCTCATAAAAACTGAGATGGAGGACCCTAGTGAGTGCTCTTCATCAGATAATGTTGGTGCAGAACTATTCTGGGAGTTTACTTCAGCAAAAGAGTTATGCATCTCTGTGCTTAAACATCATGGATTGCTTGGGGGAGTACGGGATACCAGTGCATGTGCTTCTTTAGAAGTCCTAGGCAACGATGATGCCATGCCTTCTCAACCATGCAAAATATGCGGTCATTTGGAAAATCCATTGAAGATGCTAATTTGTGACAATTGTGAAGAAGCATTTCATGTGTCTTGTTGCAATCCTAGAGTACGAAAACTACCAGTTGATGAATGGTATTGTCAGCCTTGTTTCAAAAAGAGACCAAAGTCTGTTCTAGATCACAAATCTGGAAAAACAATTAAAATCATGGGCGAAATGTCTGGGCATAGGAAAACAATGTCTCATGGGGATCTAAATCCAATATCTTTCATGTTGAGTGACAGTGAGCCATATACATCTGGGGTTCGAATTGGTAAAGATTTTCAAGCAGAAGTTCCTGAGTGGTCTGGTCCAATTTTTGG TGATTGCGATTCTTACTGGGAACCCTTGGAAGTGGATCCTGCTGAATATTTTAGTCTGGAT GGTTGGAACTTTTACAAGCCATCCAAATCCACTTCTATCGGTAATTGGGTCCAGTGTAGGGAGGTAATTTATACAAGCGAGAATGATGATGGGACTATATGCGGCAAGTGGCGTAG TTTTGGACCTGCTTTTAGATTACAACCACAGTCCTGTTTAAAGTGGCTTTCATGTCAGTTGACCGTACGTAGCGGTTACCGTGGCTTACAAATCAAAGTATGGGTATCTGTACAGACACAAGTCAATTCCCTTTACTTCCTtgctttgttttcctttttcattttaAAATATCGTATGGTATTCTTTTACTTAACTCTTTTGTTcatctttcttttattcttttttgtttctttattcAGTTTCTTTAAGGGGAAACATATCATATTAAATCTTACTGGCTGGAGGTATATGTGA